The Gordonibacter urolithinfaciens genome contains a region encoding:
- the purD gene encoding phosphoribosylamine--glycine ligase, giving the protein MNILVLGGGGREHAIAWSLAKSPRTDKLYVAPGNGGTADIARNVGDLAVEDGRAVLAFVEEHDVELVVIGPEAPLVAGVADELREAGIAVFGPDAQGAQLEGSKTFSKRFMDAHGIPTARYGSFDDLEEALGYLSALEAPVVVKADGLAAGKGVIVAEDKETAEEAVRSCFDGAFGQAGSTVVIEECLTGPECSLLAFVSGGKAHCMATAQDHKRAFDGDRGPNTGGMGVYSPVPIVTADELAAMHEIMEKSAAATATDFACDYRGVLYGGFMLTPEGPKVLEFNARFGDPETQVVLPRLEADLVDIVLAVAEGRPDDIELRWSEQWAVCVVLASEGYPGAYEKGKVILGIEEAEEIEGVTVFHAGTARNADGELVTAGGRVLNVVALGDSFDDAREKAYEACSLINFEGKQYRTDIGKKAAAGREAWN; this is encoded by the coding sequence CACGGACAAGCTCTACGTGGCCCCCGGCAACGGCGGCACGGCCGATATCGCCCGCAACGTGGGCGACCTGGCCGTCGAGGACGGCCGCGCGGTGCTCGCGTTCGTGGAGGAGCACGACGTGGAGCTCGTGGTCATCGGCCCCGAGGCGCCGCTCGTTGCGGGCGTGGCCGACGAGCTGCGCGAGGCCGGCATCGCCGTGTTCGGCCCCGATGCCCAGGGCGCCCAGCTCGAGGGCAGCAAGACGTTCAGCAAGCGCTTCATGGACGCCCACGGCATACCCACCGCGCGTTACGGCAGCTTCGACGATCTTGAGGAAGCGCTGGGCTACCTGTCCGCGCTGGAAGCCCCGGTTGTGGTGAAGGCCGACGGCCTGGCGGCGGGCAAGGGCGTCATCGTAGCCGAGGACAAGGAGACGGCGGAAGAGGCCGTGCGCTCCTGCTTCGACGGCGCGTTCGGCCAGGCCGGCTCTACCGTGGTCATCGAGGAGTGCCTCACCGGCCCCGAATGCTCGCTGCTCGCGTTCGTGTCGGGCGGCAAGGCCCATTGCATGGCCACGGCCCAGGACCACAAGCGCGCCTTCGACGGCGACCGCGGCCCGAACACGGGCGGCATGGGCGTGTACTCGCCCGTGCCCATCGTGACGGCCGACGAGCTGGCCGCTATGCACGAGATCATGGAGAAGTCCGCCGCTGCCACGGCCACCGACTTCGCCTGCGACTACCGCGGCGTGCTGTACGGCGGCTTCATGCTCACGCCCGAGGGCCCGAAGGTGCTGGAGTTCAACGCGCGCTTCGGCGACCCCGAGACGCAGGTGGTGCTGCCGCGCCTGGAGGCCGACCTCGTGGACATCGTGCTGGCCGTGGCCGAAGGCCGGCCCGACGACATCGAGCTGCGCTGGAGCGAGCAGTGGGCCGTGTGCGTGGTGCTGGCCAGCGAGGGCTATCCCGGTGCCTACGAGAAGGGCAAGGTCATCCTCGGCATCGAGGAGGCCGAGGAGATAGAGGGCGTGACGGTGTTCCATGCCGGCACGGCGCGCAACGCCGACGGCGAGCTGGTCACGGCCGGCGGCCGCGTGCTCAACGTGGTGGCCTTGGGCGACTCGTTCGACGACGCCCGGGAGAAGGCCTACGAGGCCTGCAGTCTCATCAACTTCGAGGGCAAGCAGTACCGCACCGACATCGGCAAGAAGGCCGCCGCCGGTCGCGAGGCTTGGAACTAA
- a CDS encoding coproporphyrinogen III oxidase family protein gives MLSERMLTAVVRQCTKSYLKLRPTDDVRVPAPKPGQKYMLYMHVPFCERLCPYCSFNRFPFAEDRARPYFASMRKEMMMLKELGYDFESLYVGGGTPTIMIDELCDTIDLAKETFSIKEVSSETNPNHLIPAYLDKLQGRVQRLSVGVQSFDDGLLKQMDRYDKYGSGAEILARIGEASPYFTSLNVDMIFNFPAQTEDILINDIERVVESGTSQTTFYPLMASPSVARQLARTVGRVDYARERTYYEIISELLAGGSDPLFEHGSAWTFNKRGTGVAGEDAMIDEYVVDYEEYPAIGSGGITYLGDNLFVNTFSVNDYNAAIAQGRMSLMGKTTFSKHDRMRYRFMMQLFGLRLDKRQFRKDFGCTVEAGLPVEMAFMKASGAFDRDTSDELTLTPKGRYLMVVMMRQFFIGVNNLRDQARAALVGEERELIFG, from the coding sequence TTGCTATCTGAACGCATGCTCACGGCGGTCGTCCGCCAGTGCACGAAAAGCTACCTGAAGCTCCGGCCCACCGATGACGTGCGGGTTCCCGCGCCGAAGCCGGGGCAGAAGTACATGCTGTACATGCACGTGCCGTTCTGCGAGCGGCTGTGCCCGTACTGCTCGTTCAACCGCTTTCCGTTCGCGGAGGATCGCGCGCGGCCGTACTTCGCCAGCATGCGCAAAGAGATGATGATGCTGAAAGAGCTGGGCTACGATTTCGAGAGCCTGTACGTGGGCGGCGGCACGCCCACCATCATGATCGACGAGCTGTGCGACACCATCGATCTGGCGAAGGAGACGTTCTCCATCAAGGAGGTTTCCAGCGAGACGAACCCGAACCACCTGATACCGGCGTACCTGGACAAGCTGCAGGGCCGCGTGCAGCGCTTGAGCGTGGGTGTGCAGAGCTTCGACGACGGCCTGCTCAAGCAGATGGACCGCTACGACAAGTACGGCAGCGGCGCCGAGATACTCGCGCGCATCGGCGAGGCCAGCCCGTACTTCACCTCGCTCAACGTGGATATGATCTTCAACTTCCCCGCGCAGACCGAGGATATCCTCATCAACGACATCGAGCGCGTGGTGGAAAGCGGCACGAGCCAGACGACGTTCTACCCGCTTATGGCCAGTCCCAGCGTCGCACGCCAGCTCGCCCGCACCGTGGGGCGCGTGGACTACGCCCGCGAGCGCACGTACTACGAGATCATCAGCGAACTCTTGGCCGGCGGCTCCGACCCGCTGTTCGAGCACGGCAGCGCCTGGACGTTCAACAAGCGCGGAACCGGCGTGGCCGGCGAGGACGCTATGATCGACGAGTACGTGGTGGACTACGAGGAATACCCCGCCATCGGAAGCGGCGGCATCACGTACCTGGGCGACAACCTGTTCGTGAACACGTTCTCCGTGAACGACTACAACGCCGCCATCGCGCAGGGTCGTATGTCGCTCATGGGCAAGACCACCTTCAGCAAGCATGACCGCATGCGCTACCGATTCATGATGCAGCTGTTCGGCCTGCGCCTGGACAAGCGCCAGTTCCGAAAGGACTTCGGCTGCACCGTGGAGGCCGGCCTGCCTGTGGAGATGGCCTTCATGAAAGCATCCGGAGCCTTCGACCGCGACACGTCCGACGAGCTCACCCTCACCCCGAAGGGCCGCTACCTCATGGTGGTCATGATGCGTCAGTTCTTCATCGGCGTGAACAACCTCCGCGACCAAGCACGAGCCGCCTTGGTGGGCGAGGAGAGGGAGCTGATTTTTGGGTAG
- a CDS encoding Tfp pilus assembly protein FimT/FimU has protein sequence MTGSKKHSEGFTLAELLLSIAIILVLAAIAIPSIVNAQNNMRMVELNNAAESIANAAQTQMTAKKVAGTWLDLVEKTGTDGKKTDVYPKAVDLPGGFSPDDVYYMTASQVRQSGVLTNLSIDDAVLNGDYIIEFTKSTANVVSVFYTDGKSGFFGTAPQGGNDAAKAYYQASGSREQDARKSATPMIGYYQGTPASATNAVALESPVIWVDELGRLCIQNPNITNNSKVPTTMDVSISIKGEENSATIVLSGLDAKGGGYAVSSGDLSDSYSNSVKETQIYDVISRDMVDNNVFRIDLNDLKRVLESSVTDQGKALAIVVQKLASSSANLHVLAAVSSSDPAMPSISATAEAYMEWPEKIATLTVLVTNPALDAQIVEGGKKRSSASHISGTYEDPQTKLITDSGDAPVTDLSMKDQQAIFNLDDAGIETNSILKAENVESSRQSYSGGWVKLADAISQTSKDVNVYAQVTAGTYTSDPGSEINVSKMVNPGNGSLLWQGGGSFSPSGKAHAYQIYEIWINGERAGYINQGVWTWEESELGDCFSQCVDPITADSTEVKINLSRLYDRVPRDFDGYEVYVRTTPKASEVKQYFVDNMDRIKDYFTGKQRTTGMRGVNLGAPVRQPFENEFGASSTVALFNITSASPTDKYNSESVKNDGKSFFASDDVRVYYSATSALAWKGNSSNASVYTEVPSAQLWGFKKEDQFQNVLPDAYVEQPRSSNEPYALTSTTSADFELSTQRDGLFYRVLEYCDDKGKRLDGSELQYVPYTVQKMAEYATIADAPQKEGCLSSWKTPNASTWPAEGAIIVEPKQLVASYGSFLKYGHVKLTVNYSEIPKVAGLMYLEFGEDGKVGYYGCLSSQTQPIANLLDEINENGVQETISSWGYYAVVPVEEGDSEKAPSFVGTNNRLASLDSKSHIKFSIDGAEYRAYKITSKGDGLKAKSVAIELKYNGIDSLYYLNFNFACAVENNSSKAGSWGETEGAAWIVRHADQFPGCLSTGYATPVVKTYSADCFKQTHDLDMVQRTGTGRNFKDVSFSGVYDGLGYKIRNAHVNATGAFRSNTVSPRGASFLFPEVIGTDDKRACLKNIHLVEDTSQLDAGKYVWDWSYDDGNTHDDSQTYIGLVAGTIRKCDVEGCSVSGYSSNKSPSAFIEIEHKGSNVYGWGILIGWASDSNIKGMINPKNPEIVTPTYVEGITFTTTSRSSSWSSDISIGALLGKAEQNVNLSDCSTSNVSVGTSLLAKNRTAFVGGLVGNYENSLTLVGCSAKEVSLLVDPGQANGSNKLIVGGLVGKGIAFDSGSKNNFVGVVLKREGLSDFQVVDQGVVVQPEAKPESPSEPGSEPVDDAFGVDSDLSQKSEHDTPSTENGRKEEVDPVQDKSADSPQQSAEQHPEGSDEVMRS, from the coding sequence ATGACCGGTAGCAAGAAGCATAGCGAGGGCTTCACTCTCGCAGAGCTCCTGCTCTCCATCGCCATTATTCTGGTGCTCGCCGCCATTGCCATTCCTTCTATTGTCAACGCGCAGAACAACATGCGCATGGTGGAGCTGAACAACGCCGCCGAGTCCATTGCCAACGCCGCCCAAACCCAGATGACCGCCAAGAAGGTCGCCGGAACGTGGCTGGATCTCGTGGAGAAGACGGGAACCGATGGCAAGAAAACGGACGTGTACCCGAAAGCGGTGGACTTGCCCGGCGGATTCTCCCCCGACGATGTTTACTACATGACGGCTTCCCAAGTTCGGCAAAGCGGTGTTCTTACCAACCTGTCCATAGATGACGCCGTGCTCAACGGCGACTATATCATCGAATTCACGAAATCGACCGCAAATGTGGTGAGCGTGTTCTACACCGACGGCAAATCCGGCTTCTTCGGCACGGCCCCGCAGGGCGGCAACGACGCCGCGAAGGCCTACTACCAGGCCTCCGGCTCCCGCGAGCAAGACGCCCGCAAGTCGGCGACTCCTATGATAGGGTACTACCAAGGCACCCCTGCCTCCGCCACGAACGCAGTTGCCCTGGAGAGCCCGGTGATCTGGGTGGATGAGCTCGGTCGGCTATGCATTCAAAACCCCAACATAACCAATAACAGTAAGGTGCCTACGACAATGGACGTGTCCATTTCGATAAAAGGCGAAGAGAACTCTGCGACCATCGTGCTTTCAGGGCTCGACGCAAAGGGGGGTGGCTACGCTGTCTCTTCAGGCGACCTTTCCGATTCGTATTCGAACTCGGTGAAAGAAACGCAAATATACGATGTGATATCCCGTGACATGGTCGATAACAATGTGTTCAGGATCGACCTGAATGATCTGAAACGTGTTCTGGAAAGTTCCGTCACAGATCAAGGCAAGGCTTTGGCGATAGTTGTCCAGAAGCTCGCTTCGTCAAGCGCAAATCTCCATGTTTTGGCTGCTGTCTCATCGTCTGATCCGGCTATGCCTTCGATTTCCGCCACAGCCGAGGCGTATATGGAATGGCCGGAGAAAATTGCAACACTGACCGTTTTGGTAACCAATCCTGCACTCGATGCGCAAATAGTTGAGGGCGGCAAAAAACGGTCTTCGGCCAGCCATATATCTGGAACCTATGAAGATCCCCAGACTAAGTTGATAACCGATTCAGGAGATGCGCCCGTCACGGATCTCTCCATGAAAGACCAGCAAGCCATTTTCAATCTGGATGATGCAGGAATCGAGACGAATTCGATTCTAAAAGCAGAAAATGTCGAATCTTCGCGGCAGTCGTATTCAGGCGGCTGGGTCAAGCTTGCCGACGCGATATCCCAAACGAGCAAAGACGTGAATGTCTATGCCCAAGTGACCGCCGGCACTTACACTTCGGATCCGGGCAGCGAGATAAACGTGTCGAAGATGGTCAATCCTGGAAACGGATCGTTGCTTTGGCAAGGCGGCGGATCGTTCTCTCCGTCGGGCAAAGCTCATGCGTACCAGATCTACGAGATTTGGATCAACGGCGAACGAGCTGGATATATAAATCAAGGCGTATGGACGTGGGAAGAATCCGAACTCGGAGACTGTTTTTCTCAATGCGTTGATCCGATAACCGCCGATTCTACCGAAGTGAAGATAAACCTTAGTCGACTGTACGACCGTGTACCGCGAGATTTCGATGGCTACGAAGTGTATGTGCGGACTACCCCCAAAGCCAGCGAGGTCAAGCAGTATTTCGTTGACAACATGGATCGTATCAAAGACTACTTTACCGGAAAGCAGCGAACGACGGGCATGCGCGGAGTAAATCTCGGTGCCCCCGTTCGCCAGCCATTCGAAAACGAGTTCGGTGCCTCGTCCACGGTGGCGTTGTTCAATATAACTTCGGCGTCGCCAACGGATAAGTACAATTCCGAAAGTGTGAAAAACGACGGTAAGTCTTTCTTCGCTTCAGATGATGTTCGCGTTTACTATTCGGCAACGTCGGCGTTGGCGTGGAAAGGCAATTCAAGCAACGCGAGCGTTTATACGGAAGTGCCGAGTGCTCAGCTGTGGGGTTTTAAGAAGGAAGACCAGTTCCAAAACGTTCTTCCCGACGCTTACGTAGAACAACCGAGGAGCTCAAACGAACCGTATGCGCTCACCAGCACCACATCAGCGGATTTCGAGCTGTCGACGCAGCGCGACGGCTTGTTCTATCGCGTGCTTGAATACTGTGACGACAAGGGAAAACGCTTAGACGGCAGCGAATTGCAGTATGTTCCTTATACTGTCCAAAAGATGGCGGAGTATGCGACAATAGCCGATGCGCCTCAAAAGGAAGGCTGTCTTTCAAGTTGGAAAACCCCGAATGCCAGCACTTGGCCGGCCGAGGGAGCGATCATTGTCGAACCGAAGCAACTGGTAGCCTCATATGGCTCTTTTCTTAAGTATGGACATGTAAAGCTAACGGTGAATTATAGTGAGATACCCAAAGTAGCAGGACTTATGTATTTGGAGTTCGGCGAAGACGGTAAAGTTGGTTATTACGGATGTCTGAGCTCCCAAACGCAGCCGATAGCGAATTTGTTGGATGAAATTAATGAAAATGGCGTTCAAGAAACCATAAGTTCTTGGGGCTACTATGCTGTGGTCCCTGTCGAAGAAGGCGATAGCGAGAAGGCGCCTTCGTTTGTCGGCACGAATAACAGATTGGCATCGCTCGATAGTAAGAGCCATATCAAGTTTTCCATCGACGGAGCCGAGTATCGGGCATACAAGATCACAAGCAAGGGAGACGGTCTTAAGGCAAAGAGCGTGGCGATAGAACTCAAATACAACGGAATCGACTCTCTTTACTACCTCAACTTCAACTTTGCGTGCGCAGTTGAAAACAACTCGAGCAAAGCTGGCTCTTGGGGTGAGACCGAAGGGGCTGCATGGATCGTGCGGCATGCCGATCAGTTTCCGGGGTGCTTGTCCACGGGCTATGCGACGCCAGTGGTGAAGACATATAGTGCCGACTGCTTCAAACAGACGCATGATTTGGATATGGTGCAACGAACAGGTACGGGCAGGAACTTCAAAGATGTATCGTTCTCGGGAGTCTATGACGGCCTTGGCTACAAAATACGCAACGCACATGTTAATGCTACGGGTGCTTTCCGATCCAATACGGTGAGTCCCCGCGGAGCCTCGTTCCTTTTTCCAGAGGTAATCGGAACGGACGACAAGCGCGCTTGTTTAAAAAACATCCATTTAGTTGAAGACACGAGTCAGCTTGATGCGGGGAAGTACGTATGGGACTGGTCATACGATGATGGCAACACGCACGACGATTCCCAGACGTATATCGGTTTGGTTGCTGGTACGATTCGCAAGTGTGATGTCGAAGGTTGCTCCGTGTCGGGCTACTCTTCTAACAAGTCCCCCTCTGCGTTTATAGAAATAGAGCACAAGGGCTCAAACGTCTATGGCTGGGGGATTTTGATCGGCTGGGCATCCGACTCTAATATCAAGGGCATGATAAACCCCAAGAATCCAGAAATCGTAACACCGACATACGTGGAAGGAATCACGTTTACCACGACATCCAGGTCTTCCTCATGGAGCTCCGACATCAGTATAGGTGCACTTCTAGGAAAAGCCGAGCAAAATGTCAATCTCAGCGACTGCTCGACAAGCAATGTCTCTGTAGGGACAAGCCTCTTGGCCAAGAATAGAACCGCTTTCGTCGGAGGGTTGGTGGGAAATTATGAAAATTCGCTGACGTTGGTTGGCTGCTCGGCTAAAGAAGTGAGTCTTTTGGTTGATCCTGGACAGGCAAACGGAAGTAACAAGCTTATCGTTGGAGGATTGGTCGGCAAAGGTATAGCCTTTGACTCTGGCAGTAAAAATAACTTCGTAGGCGTAGTTTTGAAAAGAGAGGGCCTGTCGGATTTCCAAGTTGTCGACCAAGGCGTCGTAGTGCAGCCGGAAGCGAAACCCGAATCGCCCTCGGAGCCTGGATCCGAACCTGTTGATGATGCTTTCGGTGTCGATTCTGATCTGTCTCAAAAAAGCGAGCATGATACGCCTTCGACCGAAAACGGGCGGAAGGAAGAGGTAGATCCTGTTCAAGACAAATCTGCCGATTCTCCGCAGCAGTCCGCTGAACAGCATCCAGAAGGTTCAGACGAGGTCATGCGATCATGA